From the genome of Stigmatopora nigra isolate UIUO_SnigA chromosome 2, RoL_Snig_1.1, whole genome shotgun sequence:
GTGGCGTGTCATTTAGAAAAAAGGCTGATTTCTGTGGTCAATATTCGTATTCTAAAGCTAAATGACaactttttgtggaaaaaaatataatgtttgCTTGGTGAATCTTTACATTTCTtgatctttttttcagtttgacaCATTCCCATTAGATAAGACGCACTTTTCCTAGTTAAACGTTTCTGGTCGACCATTCCACTTTATGGCAAAATGGCTACTTTTCTAGTCAGTATTTTATTCTGAATTCCACTTTTTTGTGGTTAATAGCCATAAAATGAGTGtgcttaaatactttttttttgtataccaTTAAATTTTTACAGGAAAATCAATCTTACGGATCAATAGAAGCTCAaattatacaaatacacacacaaaacagatgGCCTTTGGCAGGGGCTGGTTGGGGCAGCATTGTCACGGTCATCATCAGGATGGTAAACATCCTGTATCCCTGAGCACAAAAAACTTGTTTGTTCAATTGCTGCACTAAACTTTGACCTACTGAGTTTAACGGTAAAAAGGCGTTCACTTCTAAAACAGGAAAGATCTTTTTACCCATTCCAGTAATGAAGGACAATTACATCTATGTCTAATCTCATTAGACATGtttttgtggtcaagcattgcATTCATGTGACAAAATATTAGTGACCAGCAAAGTGATAAGTACAAATTATATTTTCGTACTTTACTCGATAATGTAAAGGGAATTTTTGTACAATCATTCATGAGCAGCGTTGAAAACATGTAAGAAAATCTGAAATAATGACACACGGTACGTGTGCCAGgtgctgattaaaaaaaaaaaacacacagaacATGTGATTCCCATCCCAACACATCCAAAGTCAAAGGATGTTCCAGTGGGAAAATGTCTCAGACTGGAATAATCCGTGAGCTGCCATTAACATGGCCTTGGGCATGACCCTCTTCAGGGAATATAATGTAATATCCTGCCATTTATTGAAGTACTATATCATATCATTGCTGATATTTCCGGTGTACTTTTGGTGGTGATATTTTATGAAATACTGCAGTTTTTAGGCTGCAGTAATATGCAAGTAATGCCTCGTTGAATAAGGGTGTCTATGGGAGCCCCCTTATCAAAGGCTGCTATTGCAAGTTATCTTGAAATATTGTCGTATAATTTTGAAGCTATATTGCCCACTCCTAATTCCATTGGGCCCTTCTATCTACTTTTGCACAACTCACTTTTTAACTTCTAAATTTCTTCTGCGGATTTTTCCAGAATGTTTTGTTGGAGTAAAAAGTTAATGTgtaaattacaacaacaacatctgAAGTCTCAGTATCTGTCCTGTACATCCTGACATTGCAAAAGCATTGTTGACTTTACTTCAAATTGATGTTATATATCAAAAAAGGTGTGTTGGCACGCTGCTGCTATTCTTTCGTTTCTTGTTTTGGTCCAACGTCATGGCACAGTTGCTTTTAGCATAAGGACAACCCTCAGCATCCCATGACCATGACTCATCCCTGGCTCGACATTCTTACATAAGCAGGTGGAGCTTCCTTCTTTAAAAGCAACCGCAGCTTCACTTGTATTATCAGGCTGCCCGTTGAGCTAAATAATAAactaacaattttagtattctAAAATCCTATAGGAAAAAGCACATCATGTGAAATACTGCTACTTCTTACATCACATTTATGATTGCCGTCAACAATTGAATTctcagtccttttttttaatcaaatattgtAATTTTGCCTCTGCTAGAAAACACAACAGCCCTTCACAGCCTCACTTGCTTTACAGTGTAGCTTTAATGATAATAAGATGATTTTAGCATCCCTAAATTATCTCAGCAGAGTGGATAAGGACCATTCACCATCACGACTCTCATCTTCTTCAAAGCAACACAATAACAGAAGAGCCCTTCCTataacaaaacaattacaagcgGCAGCTGCACTAgcgtttttatattttaaaatagattttattcTCAAACACTTATTCAACACTGCAGCCAATTTTAGATTACCTTTACACAACAATGACCttaaaaacacactcaaacacaaagTATCTTGTGAATGCCTGGCAACAAATTGTAGAAAATCTACCCTTGGTGTGTTAACCTCAAATTTATAAAccgccaatttaaaaaaaaaaaacaaacaaagccatttggtcaaattaaaatttcactatttgaccattttaatgattttgtcCAGTGTAAGTGAAATAGCATTGACAGATGTCCCTTCAAAACAGTTTCAATTTTAAATCAGTTTAATAATGTGTTAAAGTAGCAGACAACTTGGGCAATTGAAACTGGAAAAGTGGCGTAATCTAACCACCTGACTCAACTTGTCGAAAGCACCACCATGAAACTTATGTGGACACTGCAAAAATGAGGAACTTTCAGTTCCTTCTTTTTCCATGGTTCAGTGGTTTATCTACTCTGGTTcctcattttaattgtatttaaagGTGACTGACGAAATAACACTTCCCGTTTTCTCTTTGCTGGTGACACACGGCACTAATTCAGGTCAAAGTCATGTTACACGATCACACTATTATGCTGTAAAAGGAATATGACAACATAGTTAAAGCCTACTGATTCCGAGAAATGTGTTGTTTAAAGATTTTTGTTGTGGTGACAATCTTTTCGACACGCACCGGAATTAGGAGTAGAAACGGATGTTTCACAAGATCTGCTGACATCCATCTTTAACATTTAGATTTATCTCATGTTTTCCGAACAAGATCACAAATTTCCCTCTtaccaaaaatgtcaaagtaGCAAAACACTAAAATGGTACAGCTGAAATCATAGTTCTGATGGAaacctttgtatttttttttctgtgcattATGTGACAAGTCATCACACCGTGGCCTTTTACAGAAAATACGTCAGTCAGAAACGAGGCCTACGCTGACACGTTTAGTCACTCCCCAACCTCTTctgctgttgttttttcatgAATTATTTTCCCACCTCTCACCGTTTCTTTCCCGGCAAGCGGAGGCGAATCCTTTCATATCCAGGAAGTGAATAAGCGTCATTGTGGCTTGGTGAGGGATTAGCCCATTTTAAAGCTCCTTAGTAAGTAAGATTTACCCTCATAAttcacattttcacacacacagatgGAAATATGGAGGTAGAAAATGTAGGACTAAGCAGAAGTAAATTTATCGGGTGtgtcttttgtaaaaaaaaaaaaaaaaaaaggaattctaCTTTTCACATAGGAAGCATTTAGAAATAAACATTGCGCGACAAATAGGTGCTATAGCACTCCATATTTGGAAAGTTATGTGTGTTGCTTTCAACTCTAAACACAAGGAAGAATGAAAACTAATGAAAACGCTAGAAACCCATTCTTAATACCTCTTAGAAATTTTGTCAaggaaatttaaaaagaatcgAAATACTACACTGTTTTCGGGCGGCGATTTTTGGTTGGAGATTAGGCGGGCAAATCCAGGGTTTAACAACTGAAAgctaatttgtttgtttgtataggAAGCCAAAAGATGGATCCCTGTTACATGGATGTGCCCCCGTTGAAGTTTCAAGTTTGCACAAGCACTGAAACTACTTCCTCTTCCCCACATTGATTGATGCAGCTCTCACTGTGAGCAGCACAGCACCACTCATTGAATACATTTGCCGCccacagtgcacaaggagagATGCTTTGACATGAAAAATTGGCCCGATCAGCCCTTTGCCACTTGAGTAATCAGCTTTTGGACACAATACTCGGTTGTTAATCTTAGCTTTCTGGCCGGCAGAGCGCATGCCATGTGGATTTAGCAAATTACACACCTTCTTTAAAACAAACATCCCAGAGCGACTACTTTaagagcacaaaaaaaaatgtcacactgACATAGCACAATTGACTAATTggattcatactttttttttaacgttataTCAAAGTGCCATAGTTCTGAATAAATTGTGCTTTATTTTCATCAATAATTCCTATTGTCAAATTATAATTTAAGaataatcccccccaaaaaatcccacTTTTTTGGCTATAGTGATACAATCTTGCAGTCCTATTGTATTTGTGAAGGTTCATGAACTACATTTTAGTATACCAAGAGCCTTTATGACAAAGCCCACCTGTGGCTGTCACAGCCCAGAGGGGTACAGGATCTAAGCTATCTTGACACCCCCACATTGTGCTGTGAAGGCCAAAGTCACAGCATGGTCTCAAATCCCCCCATCGCTCTGTCTGTCAAGCACACCGCCGTCCATGCCTATGGCGGACATGCTGGGTGCTCTCGTCTCTACTTTGACCACCTGCTATTAGCATCCCACAGCCTGCCATTTATAATCAAGTGTTTTAGCTTTGTTCCTCTTTTGTACCACTAAATAGGGGGTGTGCAAGCATTGTTCTCTGAAGGCCACTTTCAGAAAAAACAACAGATGCAAGAGCCAACTTGAAATCCTTCCACTTTGATTTGTCAGAGAAATGATTATAATTGGGTAAAgataaagttttttaaaaaaacatttgtttatatattttcatatttcattaTGGGATATTTGTACCACAGAACATGCaactcattcatccatttatacactgcttatccttgtcagggtcaatgaagcctatcccaactgacctTCATGCACAAAGAGGACAACACCTTAAACTGcttgccagtcagttgtagggcacacatAGAATTAACAGCACCATTGAGTGAGTCCACAATGACCCCACGCTAAAGCCACGGTACAAAACCTTCAGTCATACAAGTCATTAACAGGGGGGGGTGCTGTGAATTCTTGGGAAATTTACGGTATTCAAAACTTGCCAAGTACCGCAGGTGCTGCCCCCCTTTTTCTGGATATGAGCAAGCACTGTTCAACAATGTAGATGCAGAAGATTATATTGAGCTGCAATGGTGCACGTGCACGCGCCCACAAAAACGCAAGTGGGTCCTAAGCCGCTTTAGCACTGGAGCTAATACCAAAAGGAGCGCAAAGAACCTGTGAGAAACTAATTTCCATTGAGAATAAGCTCTGGGCTGATTGTTGATTGTCGTACAAGAAGATAATGCGGCCATTGGGTTAGCCTCTTAGACACTATACGTATTTGCTGCTGTAAACTTTGCCACGTTCCCACACATACTGGTTGAGCAGCCATCGCTTAAGCAGCTTACATGGGGGCCTTTAACTCCTACGAACaccaacataaaaacaaaacatgtaaaGACTGAGGGTGAGAACTTCAGGGAAATTACTGGAACTACTAATGGCTAGAGTATTTGAAAGTGCCATTACGCGTTACAGGTGCACTTAAAACACTACTTTTAGTAAAATTATGTAAAAACATTTCCTTAAAATGGCTTACGTTTAGCTACAAACATTATTgaataatgcaatttttttcgATACGACCATAATTTTCCTTCAAACAAACCTGTGAGATATCCAAAGGCTTCATTCATTGCCATTGGACCCCAATTATGAAACAATTATGATTAGGAAGCGACATTTCAAGCTAATGAGCTGCAATAACAGGCttaaacatgcttatttgccaATTTGAAACCTTGAAagggtaaagaaaaaaagattcttTGTGTAATGAGAATTTCCTGAATGAACAAAGCCAAgcataaaacatttcaaagacaGCACCCCTACAATTCCTCCCTGTATAAAAAGTGTGTTGCATAAACACAAGCAAAAGGCCAAAAGAGTTTAGATGAAATAACTTATGCAAAGGACGGACAGAGGACGATTCCCTCAAGAGCTTGAAGATAAAAATAACGGTATAATATATAAACGATTGCATTGTTTGATAGACTTATCGACAACATCCTGTGTCTATGATATAGAAAAACCGTTATATTGCAAGGGTCTAGACTCAAGTGGGGAAAAAGTGGTAGGGATATCCCTATGGTCATTTAATACTACATGCCAAAAGACTTTAAGTCTTTTTCGGTCCTAGACCTAATGTAAGGAAGAATCTCCCCTTCCTTCCATCCCCTTGGAGATTTTGCTATCTTTAGCTCCTTTCTGCCACAACGTGTCACTCCGGCTCTCCTCTACACTATCTAAATATGGAAACTAAACCCCTGGCGCAATTCAATCTCCCAGCATCCTCTTTGCGCAGGAAACTCCACACGAGGTGCTGCGATGCGTGTGCAATTGTGCGAGTTCTAACTGAGGGATCGGAATTCCACCGTGGACACACAATGCTAGAGGACAAATGACCGCAAAGGATATAGCTGGCTAGAGGACACCCGGTCGGCACACTCTGGCGTCACACCAGGCGTCGGAGGTGAAACACAAGACAATGTCCGGTAACTCAATCACACTCTCTCGGTTGTCACCTAATCACCACTTtaacgcacacatgcacacaaagacTGCAGCATGAATGACCGGGAGTTGTGTTAAAGGGAAGATACTCTAGGAAAGGGGAATGTTAATATCTTGccattttaattcaatattaAAAAGGCATGGAGCAATGGAGCAGTTGACAACAAAATGTTGTTTATGGGTACAAAGTAGTTTATAATCCCAAAAGTTGACCAGAAAACACTATTTCAACTTAAATATGtacaaaattgtatattttatcaACACAAATCACCCacggccattaaaaaaaagtaataatgacACACAGCAGCCCAATAAACTATTTTAGGGGTATTTTGCAAGAAATTATATCTACTTTGAAGCTTTTATCTTCTCCAGAGCAAAGAGTGTTTTATTCTCATTCACTGGCAAGCTGTGACTGACCTGGAATTTTTCAAGCTAATAAACATTTTCATGGTACCTCGGGGGAATATTATTCAACAACAATCAGGTGCTCTCCATGCAATTGAATAATCACTTGAAAGAAGAGTTGTTTCATACTGGTGGAGGGTATGCtaaagaataacatttgaacattttctacATCCAAAAAGACTATAAAGGGGTCAACGCCGACAGCAGCGGAACTGCAAGTAGCCGAATCTCCCGCCCACGTACCCTCCTTGGGCGACTTATGCACCCCCCGTCCCCATTCCCCACCATTTGCTGGGAACCATTAGAGCGAAAcatggaggcggggcaaaaaggaAAGCACTCTGAGGCATGGAGTGTGACTAAAAGGCTCCTGGTGATGGAGGTGTGTTTTCAAGGATGAAAAGTATACAGGAGGTCCCAAAATGGACAAAGTCAATGGTTGACCACAAAAACTcatattttaggaaaaaagcgcAATgtctcaaaacaaaaaaatgacctccTCATTTAATGCACGGTTTACAAATATTATACAATATTTTGTTACTATGGTTAGTTTCTAAAGAAAAGTACTCCCAGTAAGCCGACAGGTTTGCCTAGAATCATGTTACTAACAACATGACTAAGGAATCACCAAAAGTCGACCAAATATACAGACATTTCATGATAGTTGTATGATGCATTAACAGCGCCAAAAGTGGTGAACAGGTTTACTACGCTAGGTTGCTTGCAGTGAGTGGGTGACAAACATACTCTggcttttctatttttagaaCACAGTGGCGGGCCCTGAGGGTCCCGGGGCACCGGCACGTGCACTCCTCAAAGCATCCCACCCCCAACAGCCTGTCCAACACCCACTGCTGCTCTCCTCCAGTGATCTCCACTTCTCTCCATCTCCCTCTCCGCTTCTCACTCGCCCAGCACATGCCTTCACATGCGCCAGAGAAGCattcggaagaggaggagggagatGAGTGGGTAGACGGAACAAGAGTAGAGTGGATATTCCAGATAACAAACCATTCAATACAAATGGATAGAGTGAGACTAAcccaaagatgttttttttttaaattatctatAACAATCAAAAAACTAGTCATCAGTGGAGACAGATGGCAGGATGGTTAGCAGTCAACGCCAGGTCACATAATGTCAATTCAAGCAATAACCTGGTCTAAAACCAAAGGCAGGCCAGAGATGGAGTTTTCATAAGTCAACGGAGAACATAtactattgttaaaaaaaaaaaactaaaactgttTCAGACTCTGCAGCCAACGGAAGTCcacaaatgaacaaacaaaaatggtcGGCAGTGGTGAGTTGCATTTATCAAGATTGTATTGGTAGCCAGACATGGCAAACACGAAATGCTCTCTAGTGTTGTTAACATAGGTGATACAGTAATCACTGCAAATTTGGACATGATCTAGAGCCAGATCTTCAgttacaggtaaaaaaaaaaaaatcacctaaaGTAGTACCATAATGACATTCCAGAAGTAGTACCATAATGACATTCCAAAAGGCAATCAGAAAATACAAGCAGCGCCTGATTACAAGGCCACAAAAGTGCTTTGCTATTGGTGGGATGACAGTGGCTACTTATGTCAATCAAGACGACCTCTTGTAATGACTTCCACTTGGCTTATTCCATTCATGGCATCCTCCCATACTGCAGCCGCGGGCAATTCATTGACACAAGTAGGCCACAACACACACTCAGATACATATATAAAGATGATGTTATATCATCATATGAATGAACCATTAAACCTGTCCTTGAGTCTGAACAGGAGTTACaattttgtttttctgcatGTTGGATGACTTTGGTTGGCAATCAGCGCATTGtttgtcaaaatgtgttttgtggtTGACTGGCGACCGGTCTATTGTTTGTCCAAATCCCCTGAGTAGGTGACTTTGGAACCTGGTCATTGCTTGTTTCTACGCACTATACTACATTAAGAGTGGCTGGCAAGAGAAAATGGAAAGTGATTTTTGGAGTGCAGTGTCCAAAAGCTAAGACTAGGCTGCAGTACCATGTAGCGGCCATAACTGGTAACACATGCATTAAAACAACCCTAAACATTGCTCAAAAGGCCATAGCAAAACAGTGTAAATACCAAGTCAATATGTTTAGCCCTAAATAAAATAACTCTATTAATCATTATTTGGGGAGgataaaaaatgctaatatttttgtttttttcttatttggaATAGAAGTAATACGCAGAAGAATCGAtgcttcattttaaattaaaattgtaaactataacaacaataaatatgtaACTCACTAGGTCACGGGCTTCTTGCATTTCAACAATCTTTGGCTTCTTTGATTGTGTGTCCGTCACCCCAGGAGTTATCTGTGAATATGAACAAAAAGTCATGCAGATTCATTTTTTGAATGCTGAGAAATGGTAATAAGGGACAAAAGCCACCTGAATATCTGAGGGAAAGTCTTGATCATTCTGGTAGGGTGAGAATCTAGTCCGCTGACTGTGCTGCTCCAGAAACTCTCTGTATGATTTGGTGCCAAAATTGGTCTTCCACAACATCACCTGGTTGacagaagaggaaaaacaagGACTGTATTATTAAAGTAAAGTAGTAGTAGAATATTGTACATGCATTTTTATATCCTTTATCGTTTTTGAGACATGTTATGGATATAACTAATTACTTTCTTGAAGGAGTAATATAGTAATATACAGCATTACAATTTCTGAGAGTAATATCTAATGATAGcgatgtgattaaaaaaaaagtaactaaCAATTTAACAAATTGGTCATAAAGTTTCACGATGTCTAATCTAACCACTACTACATTATACTATATGGATATTTGATGCTAGTGTGTCAATATTTTATCACTAACGATGCAGTTTACAGTAACATTAATATTTGATGCTGACATCAGCACTGCATTGCGAGAGATAACACCATGTTttccattgtaaaaaaaatatctctgaACTAACCTGTGAATCGCTACCCCCAGAAGCAAAAAGGTCTCCAGACGGAGCAAAGGCCACAGTCAGAACGGCCccctaaaaatacaaaacattaaaaaaaaagtatttttaatttttttgtaatgattttGGCAAACGAAGTAACTTGTGctagatatacatataaatatatgcaaTGCAATACTAAACTTACCATCGCCATCTCTATCTATTGTCATCCTCCTCAGTTATTGATATTAAAACTTTAAAGGCCTTTGTAGCACTGCCATCAAACAGCCTCTAGATGCCATCAAGGTCTTTCAACAGTCACCCTTTTCATTTACTTgccaattatttgtttttatcaccACTTATTATTGGGGTAAAGTTGGGTGTTGGAGAGATTTCCTGCTGACACCACAATGCAATACGGCAAATTTCACCTCAACAAGGTGCCCTCAAACGTATTAAATTAAACAAACCTTATGCCCATGTAGCGTGTAGATAAGGCGCCCCTCCAGCAGGTCCAGGATTTTAATAGTGCCATCACTGGAGCCGCTGATTAGATAGTTATCGGATGGGTGGAATGAAAAGCCGTTGACACTTGCTTTGTGAACTACAAAGCAAACATTTGACTAAATGAACAGCGGCCCTAAGCTTCGTATATGCTTCTTGATTACCTTCATAATGCTGAATGAGCTTATTGGTGCGTATGTCCCAAATTTTAAGACTTCTATCTGCTCCCGACGATGCTATACATGTGCTTCTCGTGTTAAAGTCCACATAAGTTGCGGATCTAGAAAGTAGAAAAGTATGGGAAGAGGCAGAAGAGACACAGCAACATCCTgattcagaaagaaaaaatacccGCATGAGTCAGTGAAGCAATTGATGCAATTTTTGCTGGATGTGTCCCACAGCCTGACAGTGCGGTCATCCCCACAGGACACCACGAGGCGGTTGTCTCGTGAAAATCTACAGGTAGAAATGCTCCATTAGCATCTTATATAGGACTTTGGAGCTATAAGCATGACCAAATACCTGGCACAGCGCACCCAGTTGGTGTGCTGGTTGAGCGAGTAGAGGAAGCATCGCCGGCCGACGCTCCAAATCTTCACTGACTTGTCGTCGGACGCGGTCACCAGCTTCGCGCCATCGTAGGAGAACCCCACACTTCGAACAGGTGCCGTGTGTGCCTTGAACACTGTCGACTCGCCTTTTCTGAAACACAAaactattgaattgaattgtgaAATATCATGAGATCTAAAATATAACAAAGACTTTGCAAGACGGATCACTCAAATACACTTTGGTTGTTGGCAACTTACAAGGACGGTTTCCACAGCCTCACCATCCTGTCCTTAGACGAGGTTGC
Proteins encoded in this window:
- the poc1b gene encoding POC1 centriolar protein homolog B; the encoded protein is MASPLDDPSMERMFRGHKDSITCLDFNPTSKLLASGSMDNSLMIWNLAAKGKCLRFVNHQDVVTGVQFCPIGNLVATSSKDRMVRLWKPSLKGESTVFKAHTAPVRSVGFSYDGAKLVTASDDKSVKIWSVGRRCFLYSLNQHTNWVRCARFSRDNRLVVSCGDDRTVRLWDTSSKNCINCFTDSCGSATYVDFNTRSTCIASSGADRSLKIWDIRTNKLIQHYEVHKASVNGFSFHPSDNYLISGSSDGTIKILDLLEGRLIYTLHGHKGAVLTVAFAPSGDLFASGGSDSQVMLWKTNFGTKSYREFLEQHSQRTRFSPYQNDQDFPSDIQITPGVTDTQSKKPKIVEMQEARDLHSGNIIDIPDSPSSVTTPRDAEDLPKEDAKRKGGRGKLQKDKGKKKTKDKKKISKKKQDDAKAQETPEEVPPPQPTQPIEPVQPMQPMAPPVDMQPSPVLNSILQHMVKQLEVLTQTLSMLEERLSLTEDKVHDCLSQSRPQSQTPRPGEPDK